A stretch of the Gemmatirosa kalamazoonensis genome encodes the following:
- a CDS encoding cystathionine beta-lyase, translating into MDWKTKLIHSDVEIPSGFRALVPPVHRGSTVVFDSAAAMTDDWRQDRVGYTYGLYGTPTAMELAARVGELEGARHTFLTPGGQAAIALIWLALTSAGDHALVPDHVYGPNRVFARRVMRRFGVAVDFYPPTIGAGIAEWIRDETKLVWCESPGSITMEVQDVPAIVAAAHERGARVALDNTYAAGVHFDAFAHGVDVSMQALTKYVGGHSDLLLGTVSLRDESLYEPIGRTHAGIGFNASPDDCSLALRGLQTLAVRLDALERSTLEVARWLAARPEVEAVLHPALPSCPGHEIWRRDFTGSTSVFSVVFDARYTGAQLEAFADALQLFELGYSWGGVTSLVVPVPGPPRDHASPRMRSLVRFNVGLESTADLIADLEQALGRLGE; encoded by the coding sequence ATGGACTGGAAGACGAAGCTGATCCACTCCGACGTCGAGATCCCATCGGGGTTCAGGGCGTTGGTCCCGCCCGTGCACCGCGGCTCGACCGTGGTCTTCGACAGCGCCGCCGCGATGACGGACGACTGGCGGCAGGACCGCGTGGGGTACACGTATGGCCTGTACGGCACGCCGACGGCGATGGAGCTCGCGGCGCGCGTCGGGGAGCTGGAGGGGGCCCGGCACACGTTCCTCACGCCGGGCGGCCAGGCGGCGATCGCGCTGATCTGGCTCGCGCTCACGAGCGCGGGCGACCACGCGCTCGTGCCCGACCACGTGTACGGCCCGAACCGCGTGTTCGCGCGCCGCGTGATGCGCCGCTTCGGCGTCGCGGTCGACTTCTACCCGCCGACGATCGGCGCCGGGATCGCCGAGTGGATCCGCGACGAGACGAAGCTCGTGTGGTGCGAGAGCCCGGGGTCGATCACGATGGAGGTGCAGGACGTGCCCGCGATCGTCGCCGCGGCGCACGAGCGCGGCGCGCGCGTCGCGCTCGACAACACGTACGCGGCGGGCGTCCACTTCGACGCGTTCGCGCACGGCGTCGACGTGTCGATGCAGGCGCTCACGAAGTACGTCGGCGGGCACAGCGACCTGCTGCTCGGCACCGTGTCGCTGCGCGACGAGTCGCTCTACGAGCCGATCGGCCGCACGCACGCCGGCATCGGCTTCAACGCGTCGCCCGACGACTGCTCGCTCGCGCTGCGCGGCCTGCAGACGCTCGCCGTGCGGCTCGACGCACTCGAGCGGAGCACGCTGGAGGTCGCGCGCTGGCTCGCCGCGCGCCCCGAGGTGGAGGCGGTGCTGCACCCCGCGCTGCCGTCGTGCCCGGGCCACGAGATCTGGCGGCGCGACTTCACCGGCTCGACGAGCGTGTTCTCCGTCGTGTTCGACGCCCGCTACACCGGCGCGCAGCTCGAGGCGTTCGCCGACGCGCTGCAGCTGTTCGAGCTCGGGTACTCGTGGGGCGGGGTGACGAGCCTCGTCGTGCCGGTGCCCGGTCCGCCGCGCGACCACGCGTCGCCGCGCATGCGGTCGCTCGTGCGGTTCAACGTCGGCCTGGAGTCGACGGCGGATCTCATCGCGGATCTCGAGCAGGCGCTCGGGCGACTCGGGGAGTGA
- a CDS encoding S24 family peptidase yields MSDDAHPDVPMPASDPTDAAHDAWLDELAAGAHDDALVRLAAAAVAGEEAAAWDDPAFVEWWISRERSAAARATRRMSDAEFLAAGRALQALALARSVGVRWRGARPVLAVRDDELPTAPLVDLAVAAGVGRELWDEPVDAWVAHEEPRGEQHLALRIAGDSMEPLMHTGDTVLVALGRPLRAGTVIVARHPDDGYVCKRVKRVRARAVELESLAPGRPLISIPRDPGLVVGQVVAVWCHHCR; encoded by the coding sequence ATGAGCGACGACGCCCATCCCGACGTGCCGATGCCGGCCTCCGATCCGACGGACGCCGCACACGACGCCTGGCTCGACGAGCTCGCGGCGGGCGCCCACGACGACGCGCTCGTGCGCCTCGCCGCCGCGGCCGTCGCCGGCGAGGAGGCCGCGGCGTGGGACGACCCGGCGTTCGTGGAGTGGTGGATCTCGCGCGAGCGCAGCGCCGCGGCGCGCGCCACGCGGCGCATGAGCGATGCGGAGTTCCTCGCCGCCGGCCGCGCGCTGCAGGCGCTCGCGCTCGCGCGCAGCGTCGGGGTGCGGTGGCGCGGCGCACGCCCCGTGCTCGCCGTGCGCGACGACGAGCTGCCCACCGCGCCGCTCGTCGATCTCGCGGTCGCCGCGGGCGTGGGACGCGAGCTGTGGGACGAGCCCGTCGACGCGTGGGTGGCGCACGAGGAGCCGCGCGGCGAGCAGCACCTCGCGCTGCGCATCGCCGGCGACTCGATGGAGCCGCTCATGCACACCGGCGATACGGTGCTCGTCGCGCTCGGCCGTCCGCTGCGCGCCGGCACGGTGATCGTCGCGCGGCATCCGGACGACGGCTACGTCTGCAAGCGCGTGAAGCGCGTGCGTGCGCGCGCGGTGGAGCTGGAGTCGCTCGCGCCGGGGCGGCCGCTCATCAGCATCCCGCGCGACCCGGGCCTCGTGGTCGGGCAGGTGGTCGCGGTCTGGTGTCATCACTGCCGGTGA
- a CDS encoding SPL family radical SAM protein gives MMTLSLPLPDVPARRALPVLGDALDRQKDIVYLDATAHSVLNPPSATGIGCWTVNPYVGCAFGCAYCYARYAHRYVMERAGAPNDDALPPWLAFERRVLVKRDAPTLVRQALASRSTRYRALVSGEESVLVGSATDPYQPAERRFRVTRGVLEAFAEHPGVRVNVITKSPLVARDVDVLACIASRGAVTVHVSLITLDRALARRVEPRAPTPESRLRAIERLAAAGIHVGLNVMPVLPGITDDPAGLDALLARAAAAGARDVGACALRLQPAARDRYLPWIAAEFPELAARYRTTYARSSHAGERYQAGLRSYVGRIAARHGLVLREYGRGEEKMRVERTSAQLSLGI, from the coding sequence ATGATGACGCTCTCGCTGCCCCTCCCCGACGTGCCCGCGCGCCGCGCGCTTCCCGTGCTCGGCGACGCGCTCGATCGGCAGAAGGACATCGTGTACCTCGACGCGACGGCGCACTCGGTGCTCAACCCGCCGTCGGCGACGGGCATCGGCTGCTGGACGGTGAACCCGTACGTGGGATGCGCGTTCGGCTGCGCGTACTGCTACGCGCGCTACGCGCACCGCTACGTCATGGAGCGCGCCGGTGCGCCTAACGACGACGCGCTGCCGCCGTGGCTCGCGTTCGAGCGGCGCGTGCTCGTGAAGCGCGACGCGCCGACGCTCGTGCGGCAGGCGCTCGCGTCACGATCCACGCGCTACCGTGCGCTCGTCTCCGGCGAGGAGTCGGTGCTCGTCGGCAGCGCGACGGACCCGTATCAACCGGCCGAGCGACGGTTCCGCGTCACGCGCGGCGTGCTCGAGGCGTTCGCCGAGCATCCCGGCGTGCGCGTGAACGTCATCACGAAGAGTCCCCTTGTCGCGCGCGACGTCGACGTGCTCGCGTGCATCGCGTCGCGCGGCGCGGTGACCGTGCACGTGTCGCTCATCACGCTCGACCGCGCGCTCGCGCGGCGCGTCGAGCCGCGCGCGCCGACGCCGGAGAGCCGCCTGCGCGCGATCGAGCGCCTCGCCGCGGCGGGGATCCACGTCGGCCTGAACGTGATGCCCGTGCTCCCCGGGATCACCGACGATCCCGCGGGGCTCGACGCGCTGCTCGCGCGCGCCGCGGCCGCCGGCGCGCGCGACGTCGGCGCGTGTGCGCTGCGACTGCAGCCCGCCGCGCGCGACCGCTACCTCCCGTGGATCGCCGCCGAGTTCCCGGAGCTGGCGGCGCGCTACCGGACGACGTACGCGCGGTCGTCACACGCCGGCGAGCGGTACCAGGCCGGTCTACGGAGCTACGTCGGACGCATCGCGGCACGCCACGGGCTCGTGTTGCGCGAGTATGGGCGCGGCGAAGAGAAGATGCGTGTCGAGCGGACGTCGGCGCAGCTCTCGTTAGGCATCTGA
- the solA gene encoding N-methyl-L-tryptophan oxidase, whose translation MTSFDVVVAGLGAMGSAAAFELARRGASVLGLDRFAPPHASGSSHGRARIIREAYFEDPLYVPLVRRAYERWAELERLAGRTLLVPTGGLMLGPPDGVVVAGALRSAREHGLPHELLDAREVHHRVPGLRVTSDMVGVWEPRAGFLVPEAVIAAHLALAADHGAELRVEEPVRTWDAAGDGVVVTTARGTYRARRLVLAAGAWMSSLLGAASPPLVVERMVQHWFRPARDTGLYAPSRFPIFLCEYAPGRTWYGFPDVGDGVKVALHHQGEPADADTLRRTVAPAEIAYVHALLRTFLPDADGAHAESAVCMYTNTPDEHFVVDRHPAWPQVIVASACSGHGFKFSSAIGEILADMALGERPTFDLAPFRISRFAHGVVAHEGTRHRRSDA comes from the coding sequence ATGACGTCGTTCGACGTCGTCGTCGCGGGGCTCGGCGCGATGGGCAGCGCGGCGGCGTTCGAGCTCGCGCGCCGCGGCGCGTCGGTGCTCGGCCTCGACCGCTTCGCGCCGCCGCACGCGTCGGGCTCGTCGCACGGCAGGGCGCGCATCATTCGCGAGGCGTACTTCGAGGATCCGCTGTACGTGCCGCTCGTGCGCCGCGCCTACGAGCGATGGGCGGAGCTGGAGCGCCTCGCCGGCCGCACGCTGTTGGTCCCGACGGGTGGGCTCATGCTCGGCCCGCCCGACGGCGTCGTCGTCGCCGGCGCGCTGCGCAGCGCGCGCGAGCACGGGTTGCCGCACGAGCTGCTCGACGCACGCGAGGTGCACCACCGCGTCCCCGGCCTCCGCGTGACGAGCGACATGGTCGGCGTGTGGGAGCCGCGCGCGGGGTTCCTCGTGCCCGAGGCGGTGATCGCGGCCCACCTCGCGCTCGCCGCCGACCACGGGGCCGAGCTCCGCGTCGAGGAGCCGGTGCGGACGTGGGACGCCGCCGGCGACGGCGTGGTGGTGACGACGGCGCGCGGCACGTACCGCGCCCGCCGGCTCGTGCTCGCCGCCGGCGCGTGGATGTCGTCGCTGTTAGGCGCCGCGTCGCCGCCGCTCGTCGTGGAGCGCATGGTGCAGCACTGGTTCCGGCCGGCACGCGACACCGGGCTGTACGCGCCGTCGCGGTTCCCGATCTTCCTGTGCGAGTATGCGCCGGGGCGCACGTGGTACGGCTTCCCCGACGTCGGCGACGGGGTGAAGGTAGCGCTGCACCACCAGGGCGAGCCGGCCGACGCCGACACGCTGCGCCGCACCGTCGCGCCCGCGGAGATCGCGTACGTGCACGCGCTGCTCCGCACGTTCCTGCCCGACGCCGACGGCGCGCACGCGGAGTCGGCGGTGTGCATGTACACGAACACGCCCGACGAGCACTTCGTCGTCGATCGCCATCCGGCGTGGCCGCAGGTGATCGTCGCCAGCGCGTGCTCGGGGCACGGGTTCAAGTTCTCCTCGGCGATCGGGGAGATCCTGGCGGACATGGCGTTGGGCGAGCGGCCGACGTTCGATCTCGCGCCATTCCGGATCTCTCGGTTCGCACACGGCGTCGTCGCTCACGAGGGGACCCGGCATCGGCGCTCAGATGCCTAA
- a CDS encoding ROK family protein translates to MRIGIDLGGTKIEALALDDAGAELARRRVATPRDYAASLDALVRLVADIEREADDTGPVGIGIPGAIVPSTGAVKNANSTWLIGRPLARDLEARLGRPVRVMNDANCFALSEACDGAGAGADVVFGVILGTGVGGGVVVRGRCLVGPNLVAGEWGHVALPWPDASELPGPPCYCGRRGCIETYLSGPGMARDHREATGETRDTFDIVRRARDGDAGALATLARYHDRLARGLAMVIDILDPDVIVLGGGMSNLPGLADAVRERLPRHVFSDTVTTRVVPNAHGDSSGVRGAAWLWPASP, encoded by the coding sequence GTGCGCATCGGCATCGACCTGGGCGGCACCAAGATCGAGGCACTGGCGCTGGACGACGCGGGCGCGGAGCTCGCGCGGCGCCGGGTCGCCACGCCGCGCGACTACGCGGCGTCGCTCGACGCCCTCGTGCGGCTCGTCGCCGACATCGAGCGGGAGGCCGACGATACGGGGCCGGTGGGGATCGGCATCCCGGGCGCGATCGTGCCGTCGACCGGCGCGGTGAAGAACGCGAACTCCACGTGGCTCATCGGCCGTCCGCTCGCCCGCGACCTCGAGGCGCGGCTCGGCCGACCGGTGCGGGTGATGAACGACGCGAACTGCTTCGCGCTCTCCGAGGCGTGCGACGGCGCGGGCGCGGGCGCCGACGTCGTGTTCGGCGTCATCCTCGGCACGGGCGTCGGCGGCGGGGTGGTCGTGCGCGGCCGGTGCCTCGTGGGACCGAACCTCGTGGCTGGCGAGTGGGGACACGTCGCGCTGCCGTGGCCCGACGCGAGCGAGCTCCCGGGGCCGCCGTGCTACTGCGGACGGCGCGGCTGCATCGAGACGTACCTCTCCGGCCCCGGCATGGCGCGCGACCACCGCGAGGCGACCGGCGAGACGCGCGACACGTTCGACATCGTGCGCCGCGCGCGCGACGGCGACGCGGGCGCGCTGGCGACGCTCGCGCGCTACCACGACCGGCTCGCGCGCGGCCTCGCCATGGTGATCGACATCCTCGACCCCGACGTCATCGTGCTCGGCGGCGGCATGTCGAACCTGCCGGGCCTCGCCGACGCGGTGCGCGAGCGGCTCCCGCGGCACGTCTTCTCCGACACCGTGACGACGCGCGTGGTGCCTAACGCGCACGGCGACTCGAGCGGCGTGCGCGGCGCGGCGTGGCTCTGGCCGGCGTCGCCATGA
- a CDS encoding ECF-type sigma factor — MSDPAASAQDHADPGELTILLRAASAGDSDAFDRAFAKVYDELHRLAVLVRGGRASETLGATALVHEAYLKLAPAAQPSWEGRQHFLRVAARAMRQVLVGAARERLAEKRGGGEFAVTLDEAAQASPVRADELVALDEALTRLAQLDERQARVVELRYFAGLTAEETAEALGISTPTVQRDWRAARAWLAVELRRDA, encoded by the coding sequence GTGAGCGATCCCGCCGCTTCCGCGCAGGACCACGCCGATCCCGGCGAGCTGACGATCCTGCTGCGCGCGGCGAGCGCCGGCGACTCCGACGCGTTCGACCGCGCGTTCGCGAAGGTGTACGACGAGCTGCACCGCCTCGCCGTGCTCGTGCGCGGCGGCCGCGCCTCGGAGACGCTCGGCGCCACGGCGCTCGTCCACGAGGCGTATCTCAAGCTCGCGCCCGCGGCGCAGCCGTCGTGGGAGGGGCGGCAGCACTTCCTGCGCGTCGCCGCGCGCGCCATGCGGCAGGTGCTCGTCGGCGCCGCGCGCGAGCGGCTGGCCGAGAAGCGCGGCGGCGGCGAGTTCGCCGTCACGCTCGACGAGGCGGCGCAGGCGAGCCCCGTGCGCGCCGACGAGCTGGTGGCGCTCGACGAGGCGCTCACCCGGCTCGCGCAGCTCGACGAGCGCCAGGCGCGCGTGGTGGAGCTGCGCTACTTCGCGGGCCTCACCGCGGAGGAGACGGCCGAGGCGCTCGGCATCTCGACGCCCACCGTGCAGCGCGACTGGCGCGCGGCGCGCGCGTGGCTCGCCGTGGAGCTCCGCCGCGACGCCTGA
- a CDS encoding serine/threonine-protein kinase, whose amino-acid sequence MLPSEHTGSAAPSAAQTRWALVQQLFHEALAQPEPARAAWLAGLDATLRADVEAMLAADASATSVLDRRPAELLGNRPPVREQLAPDEHVGPFRVVRLLGKGGMGVVYLAHDEGRATDVAIKVLRPSVAAALAVADTRQRFLREIRVGSRVSHPNLVPVLESGESDGRLWFTMPFVDGPTLRERLQAERRLALADALRVGRQMADALAHLHAHGIVHRDVKPENVLVTADGAAHLADFGVARALDLADMDGALTVPGAAIGTPRYMSPEQARGERVGTYTDVYALGGLLYEMLTGERPYRGAALRAVLTGRDTGPAPDVRALRPDVPDAVAQAMQRALATEPPDRLPSAGALRDVIDRA is encoded by the coding sequence ATGCTCCCCTCCGAGCACACCGGGTCCGCCGCGCCCTCGGCCGCGCAGACGCGCTGGGCGCTCGTGCAGCAGCTGTTCCACGAAGCGCTGGCGCAGCCCGAGCCGGCGCGCGCCGCGTGGCTCGCCGGCCTCGACGCCACGCTCCGCGCCGACGTCGAGGCGATGCTCGCCGCCGACGCATCGGCGACCTCGGTGCTCGACCGCCGACCGGCGGAGCTGTTAGGCAATCGCCCGCCCGTGCGCGAGCAGCTCGCCCCGGACGAGCACGTCGGGCCGTTCCGCGTCGTGCGGCTGCTCGGCAAGGGCGGCATGGGCGTCGTGTACCTCGCGCACGACGAGGGCCGGGCCACCGACGTCGCGATCAAGGTGCTGCGCCCGTCGGTCGCCGCGGCGCTCGCGGTCGCCGACACGCGCCAGCGCTTCCTGCGCGAGATCCGCGTCGGCTCGCGCGTCTCGCATCCGAACCTCGTCCCGGTGCTCGAGTCGGGGGAGAGTGACGGGCGCCTCTGGTTCACCATGCCGTTCGTCGACGGGCCCACGCTGCGCGAGCGGCTGCAGGCGGAGCGCCGGCTCGCGCTCGCCGACGCGCTGCGCGTCGGGCGACAGATGGCCGACGCGCTGGCCCACCTGCACGCCCACGGCATCGTGCACCGCGACGTGAAGCCGGAGAACGTGCTCGTGACGGCCGACGGCGCCGCGCACCTCGCCGACTTCGGCGTCGCGCGCGCGCTCGACCTCGCGGACATGGACGGCGCGCTCACCGTGCCCGGCGCGGCGATCGGTACGCCGCGCTACATGAGCCCCGAGCAGGCGCGCGGCGAGCGCGTGGGGACGTACACCGACGTCTACGCGCTCGGTGGCCTGCTGTACGAGATGCTGACCGGCGAGCGCCCGTATCGCGGCGCGGCGCTGCGCGCGGTGCTCACCGGCCGCGACACCGGTCCGGCGCCCGACGTGCGCGCCCTCCGCCCCGACGTGCCGGACGCGGTGGCGCAGGCGATGCAGCGCGCGCTGGCCACCGAACCGCCCGACCGCCTCCCGAGCGCCGGTGCGCTCCGGGACGTCATCGACCGTGCCTAA
- a CDS encoding GAF domain-containing protein, with product MPFTRRSFDSPHSASGDGVTRLARTPAARTKALQRLSAALARPLARDAVADVVVSQLVPALGAHTGAVVELSPDGQASFPDAVPLPARDVVRTREPVYVESLAGWTARYAQAPGVLPSGVTDGAWCVLPLRVDEVVLGALTITFPAPRAFTSEERAFMQAFADQCAQALDRARLSEAERRARALSEMVLASIEDGFLAVDRAYRFTYLNARAESMLGKPASMLIGRAASDVYPALAETRFSRAIWAAIRDGRSSTVEEYAASVGAWVEARIAPIDDGATIVFRDVTERRRAEAADRLLGTASAAIARSLDVDETAAAVARAALPTLADWAMVDLLADDDTLRRVAAVHVEPDRMEAAREVVRWPSEPTWAYGAPAVVRSGEPQVATEIPTPLAAALARVPERRAALEALGLRSYLCVPLRARGRTLGALTLVRGDGAPGYTHADLPLAGELAARAALALDNAQLHTAERAARAAAERAAERTRQLQALTAALGSALTNDAVAHVVLHHGIPAFGADAGVVTRLHADGVTLSLLAQAGFPDDTVAHWRRYTVTSGSPGGRVVTTGEPVLLEDLEAVRRAFPAFVPVMEAGRYEAIVALPLRVDARTLGMIAFAWRAPHVVSDDERAQLVAFAAQCAQAKERARLFESSGEARAAAVAEAARVRELQTLTAALTGAVRPEDVAAVALERARPAFGAAGGLFNLLSDDDREFVQLGAAGLSSEFMRPWRRYPIDRGTAGSEVVRTGAPVFVRSMDEARERFPVLVPAMAHHGFPAFAALPLHAGRRLLGLVVFNFTEPRPFTEAEREHMRAFAGQCALALARANLYEAERHEREKAERLSRRLRVLADAGRTLAAPLDVRGTLAAIAKLAVPTFADGCAVDLLYAAGAFERAVNVHVDPAKAALIAASARANLDVRQRVEPETFQRLLDGHGVLVPDLTPERLAAHVPNEAQRAAISGVGIRSYMLAPLVVANTTLGALSFMITESDRQYDADDLALAEELARRSAVALENARLYEAERVARAEAEAANRAKMDFLATMSHELRTPLNAIGGHAQLLELGIHGPLTDAQSEALARIQASQSHLLGLINDVLNFAKLDAGKVEFHPVAVSLHDAVCAVAALVEPQFDAKGIRHAHAGCDATLVVRADADKLRQILLNLLSNAAKYTPAHGEVVIRCARDGEGALVEVRDTGIGIPSEKIEHIFEPFVQLGRSLSTNLEGTGLGLAISRDLARGMGGDLTVVSAPGVGSTFTLALPLA from the coding sequence GTGCCTTTCACGCGTCGCTCGTTCGACTCGCCGCACTCCGCGTCCGGCGACGGCGTCACGCGGCTCGCGCGAACCCCCGCCGCACGCACGAAGGCGCTGCAGCGGCTGAGTGCCGCGCTCGCCCGCCCACTCGCTCGGGACGCGGTGGCCGACGTCGTCGTCTCGCAGCTCGTCCCCGCGCTCGGCGCACACACCGGCGCCGTCGTCGAGCTCTCGCCGGACGGGCAGGCGTCCTTTCCCGACGCGGTACCGCTCCCCGCGCGCGACGTCGTGCGCACGCGCGAGCCGGTCTACGTCGAGTCGCTCGCCGGGTGGACCGCGCGCTACGCGCAGGCCCCCGGCGTCCTCCCGTCCGGGGTGACCGACGGCGCGTGGTGCGTGCTTCCGCTGCGTGTCGACGAAGTCGTGCTCGGCGCGCTCACCATCACGTTCCCCGCGCCGCGCGCGTTCACGTCCGAGGAGCGCGCGTTCATGCAGGCGTTCGCCGACCAGTGCGCGCAGGCGCTCGACCGCGCGCGGCTGTCCGAGGCGGAGCGCCGCGCGCGCGCGCTGAGTGAGATGGTGCTCGCGTCGATCGAGGACGGCTTCCTGGCCGTCGATCGCGCCTATCGCTTCACCTACCTCAACGCGCGGGCCGAGTCGATGCTCGGCAAGCCCGCGTCCATGCTGATCGGCCGCGCCGCCTCCGACGTGTATCCGGCGCTCGCCGAGACGCGGTTCTCACGCGCGATCTGGGCGGCGATCCGCGACGGGCGCTCGTCCACCGTCGAGGAGTACGCCGCGTCCGTGGGCGCGTGGGTCGAGGCGCGCATCGCGCCGATCGACGACGGCGCCACCATCGTCTTCCGCGACGTCACCGAGCGACGCCGCGCGGAGGCCGCCGACCGGTTGCTCGGCACCGCGAGCGCGGCGATCGCGCGCTCGCTCGACGTCGACGAGACGGCCGCCGCGGTCGCGCGTGCCGCGCTGCCGACGCTCGCCGACTGGGCGATGGTCGATCTGCTGGCCGACGACGACACGCTGCGGCGCGTCGCGGCGGTGCACGTCGAGCCGGACCGGATGGAAGCCGCGCGCGAGGTCGTGCGCTGGCCGTCGGAGCCGACGTGGGCGTACGGCGCGCCGGCCGTCGTGCGCAGCGGCGAGCCGCAGGTCGCCACGGAGATCCCGACGCCGCTGGCCGCTGCGCTCGCCCGCGTGCCCGAGCGCCGCGCCGCGCTCGAGGCGCTCGGCCTGCGCTCGTACCTCTGCGTACCGCTGCGCGCGCGCGGCCGCACGCTCGGCGCGCTCACGCTCGTGCGTGGCGACGGTGCGCCTGGCTACACGCATGCGGACCTGCCACTCGCCGGCGAGCTCGCCGCGCGGGCCGCGCTCGCGCTCGACAACGCGCAGCTGCACACCGCGGAGCGCGCGGCCCGCGCGGCGGCGGAGCGCGCGGCGGAGCGCACGCGGCAGCTCCAGGCGCTCACCGCGGCGCTGGGCTCCGCGCTCACGAACGACGCCGTCGCGCACGTCGTGCTGCATCATGGCATCCCCGCGTTCGGCGCCGACGCCGGCGTGGTGACGCGGCTGCACGCCGACGGCGTCACGCTGTCGCTGCTCGCGCAGGCCGGCTTCCCGGACGACACCGTCGCGCACTGGCGGCGCTACACCGTGACGAGCGGCTCGCCCGGCGGGCGTGTGGTGACGACCGGCGAGCCGGTGCTACTGGAGGACCTCGAAGCCGTGCGGCGCGCGTTCCCCGCGTTCGTGCCGGTGATGGAAGCCGGCCGATACGAGGCCATCGTCGCGCTGCCGCTCCGCGTCGATGCGCGCACGCTCGGCATGATCGCGTTCGCGTGGCGCGCGCCGCACGTCGTGAGCGACGACGAGCGCGCGCAGCTCGTCGCGTTCGCCGCGCAGTGCGCGCAGGCGAAGGAGCGCGCGCGGCTGTTCGAGTCGTCGGGGGAGGCGCGCGCGGCGGCGGTGGCCGAGGCGGCGCGCGTGCGCGAGCTGCAGACGCTCACCGCCGCGCTCACCGGCGCGGTGCGGCCCGAGGATGTCGCCGCGGTCGCGCTCGAGCGCGCGCGCCCCGCGTTCGGCGCGGCCGGCGGCCTGTTCAACCTGCTGAGCGACGACGACCGCGAGTTCGTGCAGCTCGGCGCGGCCGGGCTGTCGTCGGAGTTCATGCGGCCGTGGCGCCGCTATCCCATCGACCGCGGCACGGCGGGGAGCGAGGTGGTGCGCACCGGCGCGCCGGTGTTCGTGCGGTCGATGGACGAGGCGCGCGAGCGATTCCCGGTGCTCGTGCCGGCGATGGCGCACCACGGGTTCCCCGCGTTCGCGGCGCTGCCGCTGCACGCCGGCCGCCGGCTCCTCGGCCTCGTGGTGTTCAACTTCACGGAGCCGCGCCCGTTCACCGAGGCGGAGCGCGAGCACATGCGCGCGTTCGCCGGCCAGTGCGCGCTCGCCCTCGCCCGCGCGAACCTGTACGAGGCGGAGCGCCACGAGCGCGAGAAGGCCGAGCGGCTGTCGCGCCGTCTGCGCGTCCTCGCGGATGCCGGACGCACGCTCGCGGCACCGCTCGACGTCCGCGGGACGCTCGCCGCGATCGCGAAGCTCGCCGTTCCCACGTTCGCCGACGGCTGCGCGGTGGACCTGCTGTACGCGGCGGGCGCGTTCGAGCGCGCGGTCAACGTCCATGTCGACCCGGCGAAGGCGGCGCTCATCGCCGCCTCCGCTCGTGCGAACCTCGACGTGCGGCAGCGCGTGGAGCCCGAGACGTTCCAGCGACTGCTCGACGGCCACGGGGTGCTCGTCCCCGACCTGACGCCGGAGCGGCTCGCCGCCCACGTGCCTAACGAGGCGCAGCGCGCGGCGATCTCGGGCGTCGGGATCCGGTCGTACATGCTCGCGCCGCTCGTCGTCGCGAACACCACGCTCGGCGCGCTGTCGTTCATGATCACCGAGTCCGACCGGCAGTACGATGCCGACGATCTCGCACTCGCCGAGGAGCTCGCGCGGCGCAGCGCCGTCGCGTTGGAGAACGCGCGGCTCTACGAGGCGGAGCGTGTCGCGCGCGCCGAGGCCGAGGCGGCGAACCGCGCGAAGATGGACTTCCTGGCGACGATGAGCCACGAGCTGCGCACGCCGCTGAACGCGATCGGCGGCCACGCACAGCTGCTCGAGCTCGGGATCCACGGCCCGCTCACCGACGCGCAGTCCGAGGCGCTGGCGCGGATCCAGGCGTCGCAGTCGCACCTGCTCGGCCTCATCAACGACGTGTTGAACTTCGCGAAGCTCGACGCCGGGAAGGTCGAGTTCCACCCGGTCGCGGTGTCGCTGCACGACGCGGTGTGTGCCGTCGCCGCGCTCGTCGAGCCGCAGTTCGACGCGAAGGGCATCCGCCACGCGCACGCGGGGTGCGACGCGACGCTCGTCGTGCGGGCCGACGCCGACAAGCTGCGGCAGATCCTGCTCAACCTCCTGTCGAACGCGGCGAAGTACACGCCGGCGCACGGCGAGGTCGTCATCCGCTGCGCGCGCGACGGCGAGGGCGCGCTCGTCGAGGTGCGCGACACCGGCATCGGCATTCCCTCCGAGAAGATCGAGCACATCTTCGAGCCGTTCGTGCAGCTCGGCCGCTCGCTCTCCACGAACCTCGAGGGCACGGGGCTCGGGCTCGCGATCAGCCGCGACCTCGCGCGCGGCATGGGCGGCGATCTCACCGTCGTGAGTGCGCCGGGCGTGGGCTCCACGTTCACGCTCGCGCTCCCCCTGGCCTGA